GATTGGTCCAGCGAAGCCTGCATTcaagaaactcaagaaaacgtgGAAGTTCATACGTATTTTGTATCGAAAACGATATCGGTAACATTCTACCACTCGTATAATCAAAGCAAAAGAATTTTCATGCATATTTCATATCAAAATACAGTATATAACGTGATCAACGTGTCAAAGAAAGGTTTAGATATGCCTTTACGCTTTAAATGCATGAATTAACGGGTAATACAAAGGCCGATCGGAGAGTGATTTGCTGCATTTTCTAGCTAAAATGGTGACGAAAATCTTCAGGAGAGGTGGGGAAAAGGTTTTGGTAATGGTGGCTGCTAGATGAGGAAGCCAAAAAGTCTAACCCTAGGCTTGAATATCTCGGCTACTATGTGTGTGTGAATCCTCCTATTTAATACTAAAAAAGCATTAACtagttatttaaattaaatcaacacttttaattaaaaattaaaatgcctagattaataattaaatcccaattttgaaaaatgacaattaaagatacttaaaatcctaaattcaactaataaattaaatactactcaaactaattaattaacacataaaataattataaaaatattatatctcAAGTGAAAGGATTTAATTCCCTTACTTTACAAAATTTGCTAATTAAAATGCttaacattattttattttactcgGTAAATTAAATTTGACATTGAAGCGCTTAAATtcataaaccatttaaaataaataatttcatggcttaaaataaaaatataactttAAATTTTAGTATCTCAACCGTCTCTAGTCTCATTTCCCAGACCGACATCGAATATTCTTCTGCAAATCTAAactagagaaaatattttaaattacataaaaataaatatatatgcatttaaaacaatttaaacaTATAGCATGCATCatctaaataattaattaaataaagtaACAATTATAATTATGTAAACCTCATGCATGATATATGATTTGAaggtttttttttcttctcatgTCATCGATCAAATCAAGGTTATAATTcattaatttgtatttttatcagattttagttattttttttcATAAGATTACTAGTGTGCTATTAGAAAATTATGGCAGCAAACTAAGATAGAAAAAACTAAAACTGAAAAAACGTGTAAGTTACAAGGTCCTTAGGAATATAAACGAGCTAGGCCGAACAATATCAAACTTGAGCTAGATTCAAGCTTTTATCATGAGTTGTGAGCACTGGCGGAGCCAGCTCAGGCCCAGTGTGGGCTTGTGCCTACACTgggccaaatttttttttatatgtttatgtatatatatatatatatatatatatatatatatatatatatatatatatatatatatatatatatatatataatataatatatttttatttatgtctaaatttttaatttgtgtAAGTTATTATTATATGTTTAGCTGTCTATActgatccaattttttttttaatattttgtaaacccaAATTTTAGACTCCATTTTTTACATGTTATTAGTATCCAAGTATATACTCTATAGCCTGCTTAATGTGTTTTCTCTTCTCGAGACATGAACGTCATATACTTTGATTAACAATCATTCAAATTCATTTTAATTATTGCTTTCATCTTTCATAATCTCTAAAAAATCCAAAATGTTACCAAATTTTAGGTTCGTTTTTTCGTTCAATGTTTGTCGATCATTCAATTGTTTTCAATGCTACTAGCTGTGCGTAATTTGTGTTCAAACTTTATGACACATTATTTTTAGATGTCGATTAATCattgttttttttctttattaattataatatattgttGCCTACACTGAACCAAGATCCTGGCTCCGCCCCTGGTTGTGAGGTCGATTGGTTTTGAAATTACGAAGCTCGCGAATATTTTGAGCTCAATTTATTAATAGATCGTTTATCATGTTTAAAAGCCTaactcgagctcgactcgtcAATCAAACTTATTTTTGAGCTCATTAACCAAACTATTTTTGGAGTTGATAATGAGTTTTTAGGCAAAAtatcaattaaaatattataatgaaaagggatacatctcatttCATAGTTTCTCAGTTCTTTCTATTTAACTAATCTAGTAATGTGGGATAAGCTACACTCATGGCGTAAAAATAGCCCAACAAAGTATCAGTGCTCGAGCTTGAGTTACATGAACGGCTCACGAGTTTACGAGCTGAATATTATTAtgttcgagctcgattcgataaacTTAACAAacgattttaaattaattttttatttaatcgaACTCTGAACAACTCACGAACGATTTATTTATTGTGCTCGGATTCTATTTGAaattgttatatttaaataattattaaactgtatgaaaataataattttttaaagaaaCACACATCCCGAGAGTCTCCGGTTTATCTCATAAAGTAAAAAACACACAGCCGACATTCCAATAAAGGATCCACACTCTTTCCCAACCCAAATACATTACATTACCACAGCAACTTCACAGAGCTAAAGCATGGCAGGCTTGCAGAGATCTGTAGTATCTTTTAGGAGACAAGGATCTTCAGGTTTGGTTTGGGACGAAAAATTGACTCAACTCGTCAATCAGCAGGAGAAAGAGAACAATAAACCTCTACTTGAAGGCCAACAAGATCCGGCCGCGACGGTGCTCACCAAGAACTCTCCGCCGCCACCCGGATTGACGATCGAAAGGAGCCGATCCAACGGCGGAGGAAGAGGGTTTCGTACTGGACGGGTATCTCCCGCGATTGAGCCGCCGTCTCCTAAGGTTTCTGCTTGTGGGCTTTGCAGTGCCTTTGGTAAACAAGACAAGAACCGCCGCCGCCTTCCCCCGGCGAGACCCGGCAAGCGCGTGGTGTGACGTCCCGATGGAGGTCGGAATCGGATATCTCAGGGGCGGCTGCGCGTGGGTGCCACGTGATCATCCTCGATGAAATTGAGGTGTAGTAGTTAATAGTTTGGAGTTTGAAGATAAACGAAAATGATCGTGTTTTTTccttttgaatttataataattatgtttTTCCACCttcatctttttttttattatatagttaattatgtaatatatattatattatattatctgTATGTAGATTTGAAGATTGCTATTTTAATTGGTTGAAGTTTTTTTTTCATCTGCGTGTCTGTATTAATAAAATAGATTGATTCGATCATCGATCGttaaaaaagaaataatattttttcatgaatttgaTCGAGACCATTTCACAAAATTATCTTATCAAATGATCACACAAAAATTTgtgttttttcttttcttttttaattgTGTAGATCAAGTTTTACTTTCGTTAAATTTCAGCAATTATAGTGTGCTGGAAATGTAACCAAAGATCAACTTAGGTTTTAGAAGAAAATTTAATTTAGCTGCAGAGAATTAAATTGAAATACTCCAAAAATCGTATACATATATTTtctaataaaatcatgaaaatccAAGCCGTTTTTTTTTCCCTATTCGTTTCCCTAAACTCTTAAAATAAACgatattgatttatttttattttctgaaattttattttctatcaAAGATGTGTTTAGA
This Primulina eburnea isolate SZY01 chromosome 2, ASM2296580v1, whole genome shotgun sequence DNA region includes the following protein-coding sequences:
- the LOC140824583 gene encoding MAPK kinase substrate protein At1g80180-like, coding for MAGLQRSVVSFRRQGSSGLVWDEKLTQLVNQQEKENNKPLLEGQQDPAATVLTKNSPPPPGLTIERSRSNGGGRGFRTGRVSPAIEPPSPKVSACGLCSAFGKQDKNRRRLPPARPGKRVV